Below is a genomic region from Candidatus Eisenbacteria bacterium.
ATTTCGACTAGAGCCCGAGCTTCTTCTTCTTTTCCTCCGCGTCCGGAAGCGGATCCTGCTTCTCGTTCACAACCGGAAGGCCCGCCGCCTTCTCCGCGTTGATCGCGATCCACTTCTGCTGATCCTCGGGCACGTCCTCCTCGGCGAAGATCGCCTCGACCGGGCACTCGGGGACGCACGCGCCGCAGTCGATGCACTCCTCGGGATCGATGTAGAGCATCTCCTCGTCGCCGTGGAAGCAGTCGACCGGACAAACGGTCACGCAATCCGTGAAGCGGCACATGTGGCAGTTTTCGGTTACGACGTACGTCATCGCTC
It encodes:
- a CDS encoding ferredoxin family protein — its product is MTYVVTENCHMCRFTDCVTVCPVDCFHGDEEMLYIDPEECIDCGACVPECPVEAIFAEEDVPEDQQKWIAINAEKAAGLPVVNEKQDPLPDAEEKKKKLGL